In the Halococcus hamelinensis 100A6 genome, one interval contains:
- a CDS encoding IS630 family transposase — protein MPHLENVTADELRALLDDVEGKRPTQRLMLALNYKEESVTQPTLASRYGVSEGTVHNWLARLDRLETDPPEEVLYDEKRGPKPGQSRALSPDQSDQLAAALHDSPTAVGYDATAWTTTLAQRYIGETFDVEYCRRHVRRLMSEAGLSCTTARTRSVAADAGTDGRRDRVWSATRS, from the coding sequence ATGCCCCACCTCGAGAACGTGACCGCCGACGAACTCCGTGCCCTGCTGGACGACGTCGAGGGTAAACGACCGACACAGCGCCTGATGCTCGCGCTCAACTACAAGGAGGAGTCGGTTACCCAGCCCACGCTGGCCTCGCGCTACGGCGTCTCGGAGGGGACCGTCCACAACTGGCTCGCCCGACTCGACCGGCTCGAAACCGACCCCCCCGAGGAGGTGCTCTACGACGAGAAACGCGGCCCCAAACCCGGACAGTCGCGGGCGCTCTCGCCGGACCAGTCGGACCAACTCGCGGCGGCACTCCACGACTCACCGACGGCGGTCGGTTACGACGCCACAGCGTGGACGACGACCCTGGCACAGCGATACATCGGGGAGACCTTCGACGTGGAGTACTGCCGACGGCACGTTCGCCGGCTGATGTCGGAGGCGGGACTCTCGTGTACCACGGCTCGAACGAGGTCGGTGGCGGCCGACGCCGGAACCGACGGCCGCCGGGACCGGGTCTGGAGCGCGACGCGGTCGTAG
- the pyk gene encoding pyruvate kinase, producing MNNTKIVCTLGPSSGSRETIEALVEAGMSVARFNASHGSTDERADLIDRVKSVDEATEDSVATMLDLSGPEVRTAPLDADLDLPAGTVVEFVEGAETSAERVGLSESITAVEPGDTVLLDDGRIETTVEGVDGEVVRAHVDSGGSMRGRMGVNVPGVDLGFDVLTEADERELDLAAEAEVDFVAMSFVREAADVYTVNEALEARDADIPVVAKIERADAVDNLQGIVEAAYGVMVARGDLGVECALEEVPLIQKRIIRECLDEGTPVITATEMLDTMTHSRRPTRAEASDVANAVLDGTDAVMLSGETAVGDHPVRVVEAMSGIVREVERSPEYDDHVEQAVPKPDDSRTGVLARSARYLARDTDATAVVAATESGYTALKTAKYRPEVPIVAVTPDDRVRRRLCLSAGVLPRYAPLTGEGEGTDNVIRNAVRTTLAAGVAESGDTVVVLAGLMTDLEGANTTNMLKLHVAAEVLASGRSVVTGRVAGPLHHAPDGDLTTVPEGAVLFVSQTFDGEFAGDPRKLGGVVSAHQGVTGYAAIVARETGLPMISNVSLPDSLADGDEVTLDAGRGVVYEGRVGN from the coding sequence ATGAACAACACCAAGATCGTCTGCACGCTCGGGCCGTCCTCGGGGTCCCGGGAGACCATCGAGGCGCTCGTCGAGGCCGGGATGTCGGTGGCGCGGTTCAACGCGAGCCACGGGAGCACCGACGAACGCGCCGACCTGATCGACCGGGTGAAGTCGGTCGACGAGGCCACCGAGGACTCGGTCGCGACCATGCTCGACCTCTCGGGCCCCGAAGTCCGAACCGCGCCGCTCGACGCCGACCTCGACCTCCCCGCGGGGACAGTGGTCGAATTCGTCGAGGGTGCCGAAACGTCGGCCGAGCGGGTCGGCCTCTCCGAGTCCATCACCGCGGTCGAACCCGGCGACACCGTCCTGCTCGACGACGGCCGGATCGAGACCACCGTCGAGGGGGTCGATGGCGAGGTCGTCCGCGCCCACGTCGACTCCGGCGGCTCGATGCGCGGGCGGATGGGCGTCAACGTTCCGGGGGTCGACCTCGGCTTCGACGTGCTGACAGAGGCCGACGAACGCGAGCTCGACCTCGCGGCCGAAGCCGAGGTTGACTTCGTGGCGATGAGCTTCGTTCGCGAGGCCGCGGACGTCTACACCGTGAACGAGGCGCTCGAAGCCCGCGACGCCGACATCCCCGTCGTGGCGAAGATCGAGCGCGCCGACGCGGTCGACAACCTCCAGGGGATCGTCGAGGCGGCCTACGGCGTGATGGTGGCGCGCGGCGACCTCGGGGTCGAGTGCGCGCTCGAAGAGGTCCCGCTGATCCAAAAACGGATCATCCGGGAGTGTCTCGACGAGGGGACGCCCGTGATCACGGCGACCGAGATGCTGGACACGATGACCCACTCGCGTCGGCCCACGCGGGCGGAGGCCTCGGACGTCGCGAACGCGGTGCTCGACGGGACGGACGCGGTGATGCTCTCGGGCGAGACCGCGGTCGGCGACCACCCAGTGAGGGTGGTCGAGGCGATGAGCGGGATCGTCCGTGAGGTCGAACGGAGCCCCGAGTACGACGACCACGTCGAGCAGGCCGTCCCGAAGCCCGACGACTCCCGTACCGGTGTCCTCGCGCGGTCGGCGCGCTACCTCGCGCGCGACACCGACGCCACCGCGGTGGTGGCGGCCACCGAGTCGGGCTACACCGCGCTCAAGACCGCGAAATACCGCCCCGAAGTCCCGATCGTCGCGGTCACGCCCGACGACCGGGTGCGCCGGCGGCTCTGTCTCTCGGCGGGCGTCCTCCCCCGGTACGCGCCGCTCACCGGCGAGGGCGAGGGGACCGACAACGTGATCCGGAACGCGGTCCGGACCACGCTCGCGGCGGGGGTCGCCGAAAGCGGGGATACGGTCGTCGTGCTCGCGGGCTTGATGACCGACCTCGAAGGCGCGAACACGACCAACATGCTCAAACTCCACGTCGCCGCCGAGGTGCTCGCCTCGGGCCGGTCGGTGGTCACGGGTCGGGTCGCCGGTCCGCTCCACCACGCGCCCGACGGCGACCTCACGACCGTTCCCGAGGGGGCGGTTCTCTTCGTCTCGCAGACGTTCGACGGCGAGTTCGCGGGCGACCCACGGAAACTCGGCGGGGTCGTGAGCGCCCATCAGGGCGTGACGGGCTACGCCGCGATCGTCGCCCGCGAGACCGGTCTGCCGATGATATCGAACGTCTCGCTCCCGGACTCGCTCGCCGACGGCGACGAGGTCACCCTCGACGCCGGCCGCGGCGTGGTCTACGAGGGACGCGTCGGCAACTGA
- a CDS encoding aldehyde dehydrogenase family protein, producing MASATKQQRSGPYVGGEWVTTEGWLSVEDLTEDGETFARIPAAGPEEATAALDAAAETEARMRGTTIPERVEWLDAIAAGLEARKDELAETIVREAGKPISSARGEVDSAAERFRRAAGEARSLTGEHRTGTTAGHEGWEALVKPEPVGTVLSIAPYNYPLMTTALHIAPALAAGNCVVLKPASQTPVTGRILTEVIAETGVPEGAFNFVPGAASEIGDVLAGSDTIGAIVMTGSSGAGEHVARESGMVNLLMELGGNAPAVVFPDADLDAAAAACAKGSLKYAGQRCSAVSRVLAHESIHDDLVERIEPAMDEWVVGDLFDEETDLGPLISEDQADWVEELIEDALEKGARLVRGGGREGRFVEPTLLADVPHDARIVTEEQFGPVVAVTTIEDEDDAVRVANAGDLALDAAVFTADHDRAMALADRIDAGAVRINGAPSHGLGDLPFGGNKASGIGREGIGVSIERFVRRKTVVL from the coding sequence ATGGCTTCCGCAACCAAGCAGCAGCGGAGCGGTCCGTACGTCGGCGGCGAGTGGGTAACGACCGAGGGGTGGTTGTCGGTCGAGGACCTCACCGAGGACGGCGAGACGTTCGCACGCATCCCGGCCGCCGGTCCTGAGGAGGCGACCGCGGCGCTCGACGCGGCGGCGGAGACCGAAGCGCGGATGCGCGGGACCACGATCCCCGAACGCGTCGAGTGGCTCGACGCGATCGCCGCGGGGCTCGAAGCCCGGAAGGACGAACTCGCCGAGACCATCGTCCGGGAGGCGGGCAAGCCGATATCGAGCGCCCGCGGCGAGGTGGACTCGGCCGCCGAGCGCTTCCGACGCGCGGCCGGCGAGGCCCGGAGCCTCACCGGCGAGCACCGCACCGGGACCACCGCGGGTCACGAGGGCTGGGAGGCGCTCGTCAAACCCGAACCCGTCGGCACCGTGCTCTCGATCGCGCCGTACAACTACCCCCTGATGACGACCGCGCTCCACATCGCGCCCGCGCTCGCGGCGGGCAACTGTGTGGTCCTCAAGCCCGCGAGCCAGACCCCCGTCACCGGTCGGATCCTCACCGAGGTGATAGCCGAGACCGGGGTCCCCGAGGGCGCGTTCAACTTCGTGCCGGGTGCGGCGAGCGAGATCGGCGACGTGCTCGCGGGGTCGGACACGATCGGCGCGATCGTGATGACGGGCTCGTCGGGCGCGGGCGAGCACGTCGCGCGTGAGAGCGGGATGGTCAACCTCCTGATGGAACTCGGCGGCAACGCGCCCGCGGTGGTCTTCCCGGACGCCGACCTCGACGCCGCAGCGGCGGCGTGTGCGAAAGGTTCGTTGAAGTACGCCGGCCAGCGGTGTTCGGCGGTCTCGCGCGTGCTCGCCCACGAATCGATCCACGACGACCTCGTCGAGCGGATCGAGCCCGCGATGGACGAGTGGGTCGTCGGCGACCTCTTCGACGAGGAGACCGACCTCGGGCCGCTGATCTCGGAAGACCAGGCAGACTGGGTCGAGGAACTCATCGAGGACGCGCTCGAGAAGGGCGCACGGCTCGTTCGCGGCGGCGGTCGAGAGGGCCGGTTCGTCGAACCGACCCTCCTCGCCGACGTGCCCCACGACGCGCGGATCGTGACCGAGGAACAGTTCGGGCCCGTGGTCGCCGTGACCACGATCGAAGACGAGGACGACGCGGTGCGGGTGGCGAACGCGGGCGACCTCGCGCTCGACGCCGCGGTCTTCACCGCCGACCACGACCGCGCGATGGCCCTCGCCGACCGGATCGACGCCGGCGCGGTGCGGATCAACGGTGCGCCCTCCCACGGCCTCGGCGACCTCCCGTTCGGCGGCAACAAGGCCTCCGGGATCGGTCGGGAGGGGATCGGGGTGAGCATCGAGCGGTTCGTCCGCCGCAAGACCGTCGTGCTATGA
- a CDS encoding IclR family transcriptional regulator — translation MDAPETPNVPVKSVERSIRLVEAVQSRGGASLTELADDLDVAKSTVHNHLLTLERHGYLVRTDDTFHVGFRALDHGGFARERVPGYRFVRSELHDLADETGELCQFVARQGGEGFVLFQTRGSDAVETQFRVGSHGPLHSLPGGKAVLAQLPVERISRIVEENGLATTTPATITDLGDLFTELERTTNRGYAVNDGEHSPGLNAVSVPVESEAAVLGALCVVGPTHRLNDDATERRLSNRLLEAANELELNVTYSRA, via the coding sequence ATGGATGCCCCCGAAACGCCCAACGTCCCGGTGAAATCGGTCGAACGGTCGATACGGTTGGTCGAGGCGGTGCAGAGCCGCGGCGGGGCGAGCCTCACCGAGCTCGCGGACGACCTGGACGTAGCGAAGAGCACCGTCCACAACCACCTCCTCACGCTCGAACGCCACGGCTACCTCGTCCGGACGGACGACACCTTCCACGTCGGATTCCGGGCCCTCGACCACGGCGGCTTCGCACGCGAACGGGTTCCCGGCTATCGGTTCGTGCGCTCGGAGCTCCACGACCTCGCCGACGAGACCGGCGAGCTCTGTCAGTTCGTCGCCCGACAGGGCGGCGAGGGCTTCGTGCTGTTCCAGACCAGGGGTTCGGACGCCGTCGAGACCCAGTTTCGGGTCGGGTCCCACGGCCCGCTCCACAGCCTCCCCGGCGGCAAGGCCGTCCTCGCCCAGCTCCCCGTCGAACGCATCAGCCGGATCGTCGAGGAGAACGGGCTCGCGACGACGACCCCCGCGACGATCACCGACCTCGGGGATCTCTTCACGGAGCTCGAACGGACCACCAACCGTGGCTACGCCGTCAACGACGGCGAACACAGCCCCGGGCTGAACGCGGTCAGCGTCCCGGTCGAGTCGGAAGCGGCGGTCCTGGGCGCGCTCTGTGTCGTCGGGCCAACCCACCGACTGAACGACGACGCCACCGAACGACGCCTCTCGAACCGACTCCTCGAAGCCGCCAACGAACTCGAACTCAACGTCACCTACTCGCGGGCGTAG
- a CDS encoding recombinase family protein, protein MAVDSGGDTREKATIGYVRVVSTGRGANQREQILSYAERNFDLDPNDVSVFVDEGVEARADQSSGYQTMLDRIAATAVDRVIVTDAARVAKTVVDFNEFVETLLDAGVALHILDIGLALGEQGTARADGTDSPDESAILQGLSIAADIEASVSTERTREGIHAAKASGKHVGRPPYGFDSENGRLVPNDDFNTALLVIERLRDGKSKRSTAKLAGVTRTTVQNIVDRSALYGEHVD, encoded by the coding sequence ATGGCAGTAGATAGTGGCGGAGATACGAGAGAAAAGGCGACCATCGGTTATGTCCGCGTCGTTAGTACGGGGAGGGGAGCGAACCAGCGCGAGCAAATCCTCAGTTACGCCGAACGGAACTTCGACCTCGACCCGAACGACGTCTCGGTGTTCGTCGATGAGGGCGTGGAAGCGCGTGCCGACCAGTCGTCGGGCTATCAAACGATGCTCGACCGGATCGCTGCGACGGCAGTAGACCGGGTCATCGTCACCGATGCCGCTCGCGTCGCGAAGACGGTCGTGGACTTCAACGAGTTCGTCGAGACGCTCCTCGATGCGGGGGTCGCGCTCCACATCCTCGACATCGGTCTCGCATTGGGCGAGCAGGGGACGGCTCGCGCCGATGGAACCGACTCCCCCGACGAGAGCGCGATACTACAGGGGCTATCGATCGCCGCGGATATCGAGGCGTCGGTGAGCACGGAACGAACGCGCGAGGGGATCCACGCCGCGAAGGCGAGCGGCAAACACGTCGGTCGGCCCCCGTACGGCTTCGACAGCGAGAACGGACGATTGGTTCCCAACGACGACTTCAACACCGCGCTCCTGGTCATCGAACGACTCCGCGACGGCAAGAGCAAGCGCTCGACCGCGAAACTGGCGGGGGTCACGAGAACGACCGTCCAGAACATCGTCGACCGGTCGGCACTCTACGGGGAGCACGTGGACTGA
- a CDS encoding ABC transporter substrate-binding protein, with amino-acid sequence MTGDRGSASTRRNVLRAGALAGVGALSGCIGAGATTGRELTIGYQPYYAEAWSAVVIKNAGLAEEFLPSGYSVKNWDSALQGSIVGTRMISGKNQVGYTGDMPTITAIANDSTPISVVGLAGYSEGQQCSLAVRPTGSGVTNVQQMDGRDAAVTTGSCTHRFYLNVVEQTGVQPNLVDNSIGNILAEIRQGSLPVGFGWEPNMARTVYQEDAAEYFISGSEFDTGDAAGIIMPDSLIENDREAAIGWLKAELRAKEIMANDHERTLDLVAEEGDLATYDRDVLRSCLYESLRLDPSTNRLELITDYAAVPQANRLMTQQGPRFLQEQGAISALPADSRYKPGLTKTAADELGVGTGLDRFGGSNGSSGSNGSNSSAAGANASTSGDGR; translated from the coding sequence ATGACTGGCGATCGAGGGTCGGCCTCGACGCGACGGAACGTCCTCCGTGCCGGGGCACTCGCGGGGGTTGGAGCACTTTCGGGATGTATCGGAGCCGGAGCGACGACCGGGCGAGAGCTGACGATCGGCTATCAACCGTACTACGCGGAGGCGTGGTCCGCCGTGGTGATAAAGAACGCCGGGCTGGCCGAGGAGTTCCTCCCCTCGGGCTACTCGGTCAAGAACTGGGACTCCGCGCTGCAGGGGTCGATCGTCGGGACGCGAATGATATCGGGGAAGAACCAGGTCGGCTACACGGGCGATATGCCGACGATCACGGCGATCGCGAACGACAGCACCCCGATCAGCGTCGTCGGTCTCGCGGGCTACTCGGAGGGCCAGCAGTGCAGCCTCGCGGTGCGACCCACCGGTTCGGGGGTGACGAACGTCCAGCAGATGGACGGGCGCGACGCCGCAGTCACGACCGGGAGCTGTACGCATCGGTTCTACCTCAACGTCGTCGAACAGACCGGCGTCCAGCCGAACCTCGTCGACAACTCGATCGGGAACATCCTGGCCGAGATCCGCCAGGGCTCGCTGCCGGTCGGCTTCGGCTGGGAACCGAACATGGCCCGAACGGTCTACCAGGAGGACGCCGCCGAGTACTTCATCAGCGGTTCGGAGTTCGATACCGGCGACGCGGCGGGGATCATCATGCCGGATTCGTTGATCGAGAACGACCGAGAGGCCGCGATCGGCTGGCTCAAGGCCGAGCTCAGGGCCAAGGAGATCATGGCCAACGACCACGAGCGCACGCTCGACCTCGTCGCCGAGGAGGGCGACCTCGCGACCTACGACCGGGACGTCCTGCGCTCGTGTCTCTACGAGAGCCTCCGGCTCGACCCCTCGACCAATCGGCTCGAACTCATCACGGACTACGCGGCCGTCCCACAGGCCAACCGGTTGATGACCCAGCAGGGCCCGCGATTCCTCCAGGAACAGGGCGCTATCTCCGCGCTGCCGGCCGATTCGAGATACAAGCCCGGACTCACGAAGACGGCGGCCGACGAACTCGGCGTCGGGACCGGACTCGACCGCTTCGGCGGGTCGAACGGATCGAGTGGGTCGAACGGGTCGAATTCGAGCGCGGCAGGGGCGAACGCGAGCACGTCCGGGGACGGACGATGA
- a CDS encoding ABC transporter permease, with product MSTQSFSERLLGDRAGLGVPRRVVQLGSVLGFLVVWWALVRFGVLGFEYLAGPVETGTNMLAYLAGEPMASGGTIYLHAAYSTFRVVFGVGIAALLAVPLGLAIGTSQRFEDYTFPALEILRPIPPVAWVPISVLLLPALDLLGVEVSLAVLFVVFIGAFFPILINTVEGVRTIEEEYTRAAHSLGAEGLQVFRYVVFPATLPSILTGISISIGLGWITVVAAEIIAGNYGLGYTIFQAYRLLQTDVVLVGMVVIGVLGYASSALVNRYAARRMPWSERESR from the coding sequence ATGAGCACGCAGTCGTTCTCCGAGCGGTTGCTCGGCGACCGGGCGGGCCTCGGCGTTCCGCGTCGAGTCGTCCAGCTCGGGTCGGTGCTCGGGTTCCTCGTCGTCTGGTGGGCGCTCGTCCGGTTCGGCGTCCTCGGCTTCGAGTACCTGGCCGGCCCGGTCGAGACGGGGACGAACATGCTCGCCTATCTCGCCGGCGAACCGATGGCGAGCGGCGGGACCATCTATCTGCACGCGGCGTACTCGACCTTTCGCGTCGTGTTCGGTGTCGGCATCGCGGCGTTGCTGGCCGTCCCGCTCGGGCTCGCGATCGGGACGAGCCAGCGGTTCGAGGACTACACGTTTCCGGCGCTCGAGATCCTCCGACCGATCCCGCCGGTCGCCTGGGTCCCGATCAGCGTCCTCCTGTTGCCGGCGCTCGACCTCCTCGGCGTCGAGGTCAGCCTCGCCGTGCTGTTCGTGGTTTTCATCGGGGCCTTCTTCCCGATCCTCATCAACACGGTCGAGGGCGTTCGCACGATCGAAGAGGAGTACACGCGAGCCGCCCACAGTCTCGGTGCGGAGGGCCTCCAGGTCTTCCGGTACGTCGTCTTCCCGGCGACGCTCCCGTCGATCCTCACCGGGATATCGATCAGCATCGGGCTCGGCTGGATCACGGTCGTCGCCGCCGAGATCATCGCCGGCAACTACGGCCTCGGGTACACGATCTTCCAGGCCTACCGCCTCCTCCAGACCGACGTCGTGCTCGTCGGGATGGTCGTGATCGGCGTGCTCGGCTACGCCTCCTCGGCGCTGGTGAATCGCTACGCCGCACGGCGGATGCCCTGGAGCGAGCGTGAGAGCCGATGA
- a CDS encoding ABC transporter ATP-binding protein — MSNTDQNTTEAVSSTESNTAAARNGTQKAETGAIEIDDVAKVYDPDGDHVVAVEDMNLDIEANEFITILGPSGCGKSTVMECVAGYLEPTEGEVRVDGTRVNGPDPSRGVVFQANRLFPWLTIAENVRFGPRMRSEVDNERVNGLIKQMGLDGFEDSYPHELSGGMQQRAELARLFANDPDIMLMDEPFSGLDAMTKELMQEALLEVWENESRTVIFITHDVEEAIFLADRVVVMSARPGRAKDVLDVDLERPRSLDMITTDEFTRVKRRALDLIHEEAERAMEQAAGRVD; from the coding sequence ATGAGCAACACCGACCAGAACACGACCGAGGCTGTGAGCAGTACCGAATCGAACACCGCGGCAGCGAGAAACGGGACGCAGAAGGCCGAAACGGGGGCGATCGAGATCGACGACGTCGCGAAGGTCTACGACCCCGACGGCGACCACGTCGTCGCCGTCGAGGACATGAACCTCGACATCGAGGCCAACGAGTTCATCACGATCCTCGGCCCCTCCGGGTGTGGCAAGAGCACGGTGATGGAGTGCGTCGCGGGCTATCTCGAACCGACCGAGGGCGAGGTCCGCGTCGACGGTACCCGCGTGAACGGTCCCGACCCCTCCCGGGGGGTCGTCTTCCAGGCCAACCGCCTCTTCCCGTGGTTGACGATCGCCGAGAACGTCCGGTTCGGCCCACGGATGCGGAGCGAGGTCGACAACGAGCGCGTGAACGGCCTGATCAAGCAGATGGGGCTGGACGGCTTCGAGGACTCCTATCCCCACGAACTCTCGGGCGGGATGCAACAGCGCGCCGAGCTCGCCCGGCTGTTCGCGAACGACCCGGACATCATGCTGATGGACGAGCCGTTCAGCGGACTCGACGCGATGACCAAGGAGCTGATGCAGGAGGCGCTGCTCGAGGTCTGGGAGAACGAGAGCCGAACGGTGATCTTCATCACCCACGACGTCGAGGAAGCGATCTTCCTCGCCGACCGGGTCGTCGTGATGAGCGCCCGGCCGGGTCGAGCCAAGGACGTCCTCGACGTCGATCTCGAACGACCCCGGAGCCTCGATATGATCACGACCGACGAGTTCACCCGCGTCAAACGCCGTGCGCTCGACCTCATCCACGAGGAAGCCGAACGCGCGATGGAACAGGCCGCGGGACGGGTCGATTGA
- a CDS encoding ABC transporter permease yields MATVENERGSGSGSGSGTGGSVTVPRPVRRVTSVLALLVLWALATNLGLLSELPSPFAVGTTFLDQFAEVSFWSAAAVSTARIYVSFVLALVLAVPIGLLIGWNQTFSDAVYPALEMLRPVPPVAWIPVVALVFPIVSVGAGALDYPVDTGILFITFLGAFFPILLNAISGVKQIDEEFPRAARSLGTSPFQTFRYVVYPGALPSIHAGMVSGMGLAWVNLVAAEMIAGSGLGYLTWSSYIAGDYASIVVGMLSIGLLGYCSSLIVRRIGTRLLPWSSTE; encoded by the coding sequence ATGGCGACCGTCGAGAACGAACGTGGCTCCGGGTCGGGGTCCGGTTCGGGGACCGGTGGTTCGGTCACCGTTCCGCGACCGGTCCGTCGTGTCACCTCGGTGCTCGCCCTGCTCGTGCTCTGGGCGCTCGCGACCAACCTCGGGTTGCTCAGCGAACTGCCCTCGCCGTTCGCCGTCGGGACGACGTTCCTCGACCAGTTCGCCGAGGTGTCGTTCTGGAGCGCCGCGGCCGTGAGCACGGCTCGAATCTACGTTTCGTTCGTCCTCGCGCTCGTCCTCGCCGTCCCGATCGGGTTGCTGATCGGGTGGAATCAGACGTTCTCGGACGCGGTCTATCCGGCCCTCGAGATGCTTCGCCCGGTCCCGCCGGTCGCCTGGATCCCGGTCGTCGCGCTCGTGTTCCCGATCGTCTCGGTCGGTGCGGGCGCGCTCGACTACCCGGTCGATACGGGCATCCTCTTCATCACCTTCCTCGGGGCCTTCTTCCCGATCCTGCTCAACGCGATCAGCGGGGTCAAACAGATCGACGAGGAGTTCCCCCGGGCGGCCCGGTCGCTCGGGACGTCGCCGTTCCAGACGTTCCGATACGTGGTCTACCCCGGCGCGTTGCCGTCGATCCACGCCGGAATGGTGAGCGGGATGGGGCTCGCGTGGGTCAACCTCGTCGCCGCGGAGATGATCGCCGGAAGCGGGCTCGGCTATCTCACCTGGTCGTCGTACATCGCCGGCGACTACGCGAGCATCGTCGTTGGCATGCTCTCGATCGGCCTGCTGGGATACTGCTCCTCGCTCATCGTTCGCCGGATCGGTACGCGTCTGCTCCCGTGGAGCAGCACGGAGTGA
- a CDS encoding PHP domain-containing protein codes for MKEPVYADLHVHTTNSDGELALDEVPAAATEAGLAAVAVTDHDRTHPDLDAPLVRVDGIDVIHGIELRVEVDSLPDGIDLLGYGVTGSPALRTELDRLQMDRKTRGARIIELVERELDITLDVEVEEGIGRPHIARAVDAHPGTDHTYQDAFDELIGDDGPCNVPREIPSFERGVSLLSEACNVVSLAHPYRYGALDDVFELAARLDAVECRYPYSPSNPAHDSGRDRRTVERHDLLVTGGSDAHGRDLGQTGLTEPEYERFLAVGGFGA; via the coding sequence ATGAAAGAGCCGGTCTACGCGGATCTGCACGTCCATACGACGAACTCCGACGGCGAACTCGCCCTCGACGAGGTTCCGGCCGCGGCGACCGAAGCCGGCCTCGCCGCCGTCGCCGTCACCGACCACGACAGGACCCACCCTGATCTGGACGCACCGCTCGTGCGGGTCGACGGCATCGACGTCATCCACGGGATCGAACTCCGCGTCGAGGTCGATTCGCTTCCCGACGGGATCGACCTGCTCGGGTACGGCGTGACGGGGTCACCCGCACTCCGTACCGAGCTCGACCGCCTTCAGATGGACCGGAAGACCCGTGGCGCACGCATCATCGAACTGGTCGAGCGCGAGCTGGACATCACGCTGGACGTCGAGGTCGAGGAGGGCATCGGTCGTCCACACATCGCCCGCGCGGTCGATGCACACCCCGGGACCGATCACACCTATCAGGACGCCTTCGACGAACTCATCGGCGACGACGGTCCCTGTAACGTCCCGCGCGAGATCCCCTCGTTCGAGCGGGGCGTTTCACTGCTCTCGGAGGCGTGTAACGTCGTCAGCCTCGCACATCCGTATCGGTACGGCGCGCTCGACGACGTCTTCGAGTTGGCTGCCCGACTGGACGCGGTGGAGTGTCGCTACCCCTACTCCCCGTCCAACCCAGCCCACGATTCCGGTCGCGACCGACGAACGGTCGAGCGCCACGACCTCCTCGTCACCGGTGGGAGCGACGCCCACGGGAGGGACCTCGGGCAGACGGGCCTCACCGAACCGGAGTACGAACGATTCCTCGCGGTGGGTGGGTTCGGAGCGTAG